One Fuerstiella marisgermanici DNA window includes the following coding sequences:
- a CDS encoding ISAs1 family transposase, which produces MSTVELAVTQELTGNIVHYFDQLKDPRSNINRLHLLGDVIVIAICGVLANADGPSAIAEWARLNADGLQKHLALPHGIPKKDTYRRVLSLLKPNDFQACFVQWIESLEGLSDEQKEGYRKQIAIDGKALRRSHDKKNGLGALFIVSAWASDQGISLGQVATEEKSNEITAIPKLLNEINIDEAIITIDAAGCQKNIAQQIVSGNADYVLALKGNQPKLYEVVQKFFLDHLEDDFARCPVSRYEETEKGHGRQEQRIYYQATVPVDFDVGHKWAGLKTIGTAIRMYEQDGIHHSDVRYYISSLRRKGELFATTVRGHWAIENTLHWSLDMTYREDESRVRNRIFANNLSWLRRLTLSLIKKHPGKQSNVMKRRMAGWNIDYLMQILTGKTT; this is translated from the coding sequence ATGTCGACAGTTGAACTGGCGGTCACCCAGGAGCTGACAGGAAACATTGTTCATTACTTTGATCAACTGAAAGACCCGCGTTCCAACATCAATCGTCTGCATCTGCTTGGTGATGTGATTGTGATCGCCATTTGCGGAGTGCTGGCCAACGCCGACGGCCCCAGTGCGATTGCGGAATGGGCGCGACTGAATGCCGATGGCCTGCAGAAACACCTGGCACTTCCGCATGGCATTCCGAAAAAAGATACGTACCGGCGCGTCCTTTCTCTCCTGAAGCCGAACGACTTTCAAGCGTGCTTCGTGCAATGGATTGAATCGCTGGAAGGACTTTCCGACGAACAGAAAGAAGGCTACAGAAAACAGATTGCGATTGATGGCAAAGCACTCCGTCGATCACATGACAAAAAGAATGGGCTGGGTGCGTTGTTCATCGTGAGTGCGTGGGCTTCTGATCAGGGGATTTCTCTGGGACAGGTGGCGACGGAAGAGAAGTCGAACGAGATCACCGCGATCCCGAAATTACTGAACGAAATCAATATCGATGAGGCGATCATTACGATTGACGCAGCGGGTTGTCAAAAAAACATTGCGCAGCAGATCGTGTCTGGCAATGCAGACTATGTGTTAGCCCTGAAAGGCAACCAACCGAAACTCTATGAGGTCGTGCAGAAGTTTTTTCTCGATCACCTGGAGGATGACTTCGCTCGCTGTCCCGTCAGTCGCTATGAAGAAACAGAGAAGGGACACGGTCGGCAGGAACAGAGAATCTACTATCAGGCGACCGTGCCTGTCGATTTTGACGTGGGCCACAAATGGGCCGGACTCAAGACCATCGGAACGGCGATCCGAATGTACGAGCAGGACGGCATTCATCATTCTGACGTTCGCTACTACATCAGCAGTCTGCGTCGCAAAGGCGAGCTGTTCGCAACAACGGTTCGTGGTCACTGGGCCATAGAAAACACGCTGCACTGGAGTCTCGACATGACCTACCGCGAGGATGAGAGTCGAGTCCGAAACCGAATCTTCGCGAACAATTTGTCATGGCTCAGACGACTCACACTCAGCCTCATCAAGAAACATCCTGGCAAACAAAGCAACGTCATGAAAAGAAGAATGGCCGGATGGAACATTGACTATTTGATGCAAATCCTTACCGGCAAAACAACTTAG